From one Dama dama isolate Ldn47 chromosome 4, ASM3311817v1, whole genome shotgun sequence genomic stretch:
- the LOC133052265 gene encoding vomeronasal type-1 receptor 2-like, translated as MHLLQMGVGSLANVILFFYHISPILFGHKKRPTDTILTHTAVANLLVVLSSGIPHTVAAFTARKPLSALGCKFVYYLQKVAHSTTLCSTCVLSIYQSFTLTPAREGRSLLRGGAPRVTGSFCCTCWAFSVLMYIYVPVKITASPNRHNYTDMQGNWFCSSSSPSAGIVILWSTSDVVFIGLMVWSSGSMVLLLLRHHQRVQYIHTRTGHHRCPSETRAARTILMLVVTFVIFYVATSILVFYITAFFDFRQSLIQTSDVLVSCFPTISPFLLLLRDPRTVRICS; from the coding sequence ATGCATCTTTTACAGATGGGAGTTGGGTCTCTGGCCAATGTCATCCTTTTTTTCTACCACATCTCTCCTATATTGTTTGGACATAAGAAGAGACCCACGGACACGATTCTCACACACACAGCTGTGGCCAACCTTCTGGTTGTTCTCTCCTCGGGCATCCCCCATACAGTGGCAGCTTTCACGGCAAGGAAGCCCCTGTCTGCTCTCGGCTGCAAATTTGTGTACTATTTACAGAAGGTGGCTCACAGCACCACCCTGTGCTCCACGTGTGTCCTGAGCATCTACCAGTCCTTCACGCTCACCCCTGCGAGAGAAGGGAGGTCACTGCTCAGGGGAGGAGCCCCCAGGGTCACAGGCTCTTTCTGCTGCACCTGTTGGGCATTCAGTGTTTTAATGTACATCTATGTTCCTGTGAAAATCACTGCTTCACCAAACAGGCACAATTATACGGATATGCAGGGCAATTGGTTCTGCTCATCCTCAAGTCCCAGTGCAGGGATTGTCATCCTGTGGTCCACCTCAGATGTCGTGTTTATTGGCCTCATGGTCTGGTCCAGTGGCTCCATGGTGCTTCTCCTGCTCAGACACCACCAGAGGGTGCAGTATATTCACACCCGCACTGGGCACCACAGATGCCCCTCGGAGACCAGGGCCGCCCGCACCATCCTGATGCTGGTGGTCACCTTCGTCATCTTCTACGTGGCGACTTCTATTCTTGTTTTTTATATCACTGCCTTTTTTGATTTTCGACAATCGTTGATACAGACTTCTGATGTCTTGGTTTCCTGTTTTCCCACCATTTCTCCCTTCCTGCTGCTCCTCAGGGATCCTAGAACTGTTAGGATTTGCTCTTGA
- the LOC133052270 gene encoding vomeronasal type-1 receptor 4-like, translating into MFFHKDALRTTSQAALKITYLIQIVIGSLVNVILFFHSISPVLLGHSQRSIDMIHTHMAVAHLLVLLAPGVPHTMAAFIPRNPLSSLGCKIVHYIQRVAHNTVLCSTCVLSTYQAFTLIPRRAEWLMLRGRAPRVTGPSCCTCWMFSLVMSILAPLKITGPWDTHNSTDSQGNWFCSVSGNVIGLGYLWSVSDVVFLTLMVWSSGSIVLLLLRHHQRVQYIHTPTGHHGCPPETRAARTILMLVVTFVTFYSLNSVLSFYITAFFDIRLCLIQTSNVLASCFPTISPFLLLLRDPRTPRFCS; encoded by the coding sequence ATGTTTTTTCACAAAGATGCCCTGAGAACCACAAGTCAGGCTGCTCTGAAAATCACATATCTTATACAGATAGTGATAGGGTCCCTGGTCAATGTCATCCTTTTCTTCCATAGCATCTCTCCAGTCTTGCTTGGCCATAGCCAGAGATCCATAGACATGATTCATACCCACATGGCAGTGGCCCATCTCTTGGTTCTTCTGGCCCCTGGGGTTCCCCACACAATggcagcttttattccaaggaatcCCCTGTCCAGTCTTGGGTGTAAAATTGTGCATTATATACAGAGAGTGGCTCATAACACCGTCCTGTGCTCCACCTGCGTCCTGAGCACCTATCAGGCCTTCACTCTCATCCCCAGGAGAGCGGAGTGGCTGATGCTCAGAGGAAGGGCCCCCAGGGTCACTGGTCCTTCCTGCTGCACCTGCTGGATGTTCAGTCTCGTAATGTCCATCCTTGCTCCTCTGAAAATCACTGGTCCGTGGGACACTCACAACTCTACTGATTCCCAAGGCAATTGGTTCTGCTCAGTCTCAGGTAATGTCATAGGCTTAGGCTACTTGTGGTCGGTCTCTGATGTCGTGTTTCTTACCCTCATGGTCTGGTCCAGTGGCTCCATCGTGCTTCTCCTGCTCAGACACCACCAGAGGGTGCAGTATATTCACACCCCCACTGGGCACCACGGATGCCCCCCGGAGACCAGAGCTGCCCGCACCATCCTGATGCTGGTGGTCACCTTCGTTACCTTCTACTCGCTAAATTCTGTTCTGTCTTTTTATATTACAGCCTTCTTTGATATTCGTCTATGTTTGATACAGACCTCTAATGTATTGGCTTCCTGTTTTCCCACCATTTCCCCTTTCCTGCTGCTTCTTAGAGATCCTAGAACTCCTAGGTTCTGCTCTTGA